The genomic DNA ATATAATACTATGGGGGTCGACTATGCCACCTATATCAATATTTATGAACCCCGAAAAGTAGGGAAATTTTCTTATGATTCTACTGTAACCGTTTTAATTCAAGACGATACCAATCAAATAGAACGGCGGTATCGCAGCGAGATTTGGGGGAAAAACATAGGAATGCTTTATAAACAAACAGATACGGTCGATTATCAGCCAAGCCAGTATCCTTATGGTATTCTTTATCGCATGACCTTGATAAACCATAAGCCTTGATGAATTTGCAAGAGTGAAAAGCGGCTCCTTTATTAAATTTTATATCACGGCGTTTTTGCTTTTGGGTTTTTGTTTGGCAGAAGCTCAATCCGATAGGTATTTGGTTTTGTTTACCGACAGTTTAGAAATAATTGAGAAATACCCTATTAGTCAAGATTCTAATAAATTTATTATAACAGAAATCAGTTTCAATAGGAAGCCCACTTGGGCAAGTTATTCAAGAACCGCCAAACCTCAATTATCTAAATTGGCTACCGATAGAAGAGAAAAACTGCATATTAAACTTGAAAGCTCGGATTATTTTGTTATGCCCGGTTTTATGGATAGTCTATCGAAATACCCTATCCACATAATTCGCCCCAGTCGTTGGCTAAACGGCGTGTTGGTGGTGATATCAGACACCGACGTTTTAAATAAAATTAGCAAACTTGAATTTGTAAAAAGTGCTTTATTCCTCGGCAAACTACCCGATGACTATACCCCTGCTAGTTTCGACCCCGGCAATATACAAACCAAGACAGAAGAGTCAAGCGATTTTCAACGTGCTTATTTTGATAAAGAACACATAAATCCACGTATACAAGGATTTGCTTATGAGCAACTGAAAATGATATTCGATTCATTGGTTGATGAAACGCCGTATCAAAAAGTCGATTTCCCCATTGCTGTTATTGATGCGGGTTTTAGGAATGTGAATCTAATACCCTGCTTCAAACATTTGTTTAGGAATAATCTTATACAGGGAACGTATGATTTCTCATCGAACGATAGTATGGTTTTCGATGATGATGACCATGGCACCAAAGTACTTTCCTGTTTGGCGGGTTACGATCAAGGTAATTTTTCGGGTTCAGCTCCTAACTCAAAATTTTGGCTTTTGCGTAGTGAAGAAACCGCTTCAGAAACCTTGGCTGAAGAAGTTTTGTGGTGTCTTGCAGCAGAATATGCTGACAGTGTAGGATGTGGATTGATAACATCTTCATTGGGTTATAATTACTTCGACAATACGGAACATAATCACAGTTATGAGGAAATGGATGGCGAGCACACAATTATAGCCAAAGCCATTAAGATTGCCGCATCAAAAGGCATAACTGTAATAAGCAGCAGTGGCAATGAAGGTGATAAAACTTGGCATTATATCACAACGCCTGGCGATTCAAAATATGCTCTTACTTTAGGTGCCTGCAACAAAAAAGGAGAATATGCATATTTTAGTTCGATAGGCCCTAGCAGCGATGGAAGAACAAAACCCGATGTGGTTACTTTGGGATATGAAACCGTGGTGTGCAGCCCTATGGGCAATTATACCCAAGCAAATGGGAGTTCATTTTCAACACCATTGATGGCAGGATTTGTGGCACATCTCAAACAAGACTTCCCTTTAATTGCTGACAGCATATTATTTGATGCGATAAGATTTTCGTCAAGCCAAGCAAGTCAACCAAATAATAAAATGGGGTATGGTATACCCAATTACATGGCTGCGAAAAAACTTTTATCTTTTTATCAAAGTTCCGATTACACTGGAATTATTTGGAGCATAAGCAAAACGAATAACGACTTTGAGATTAGAAAACTGAATGATGGTAAAACAGTGCGAGTATTATTAAAATCAGGTACTAAAATTCTGAATCAATTTGATGTGCAAAACTCGTTTCACTTATTCAATACCTACAAATTGACCTTTTCCAAACGGTTGAAAAAAGGTAAAAAATATACCTTAGAATTCATTGATGAAAACAAAAAAACCTTACTAGTGAGCAATTTAATTGTTCACCAATAAGGTTCTATATATTCTTGTTTTAGCAGAGACTATGCGTCTTCGCCAAACTCGTGATGCTTTTTTGCCCAAACAAATACTCCTACGATTATCAGGAATAAACATCCAACAGTGATTAATGCGATCTGCATTCCGTCAGCTCCTACAGCTTGCACTTGCAAAGCAATAAAAAGCATGAGTAATCCAACTGTTTTGGCTTTGGCCACATCCTTAACGCGTAAGGCTTTGTTGATGAGTTTTTTCATGGTTGAAAATTAATTAAATTGTTTTTTATTCTGCTTATAAGAACAACATCAAATGTAAAAAGGTTGCTTTGTTTAATCTTTTAAACTTAATTCAAAAGAAAACTATAATACAGAAAGGAACAAACACGAACTTACACAAAAGCTTGTAAATAAGAGATGTAAGTTTGGCTAACCCTTGCAAACAATGGGTCTAAAGCAATTAAATCGTACAAATCGACAAATTAATTATTTTTTTATGACATTAAAATGACACAAAATATAGACTCTAAACCTTAAGTAAAGAATTCAAAACAATAATTATGCGGGATTATTCTCCAACAACCTCAACACCAATCTGAACACTGATGCCTTTAAATAAATTAACAGTAGCAGTAAAGCTTCCGGTTGATTTGATATCCGAGTCCAAAACGATTTTGCGACGGTCTATTTCATGTCCCTTGGCTTTAAGGGCCTGAGAAATAAGTAGCGGAGTGACAGAACCAAATATTTTATCATTGCTACCCACTTTAGCTCCCACAGTAACTGAGAAATCTTTAAGTGTTTCGGCAAGTTGATTGGCTTGGTTTCTTATTTTATCCAGTTTGAATGACGCTTGTTTGATATCTTCAGCAAGGTCTTTCAACTTGGATTCAGTGGCCATTGCGGCCATACCGCGTGGAATCAAAAAATTATTTGCATATCCGTTTTTCACAGAAACAACATCATCTTTATAACCCAGGGATTTTATATCTTCTCTTAAAATAATTTTCATAATATATTTCTCCTTAATAATTATTTCAAGCCATCGGCAACATAAGGCAACAAACCAATATGTCTTGCACGTTTGATAGCTTGGGCTACTTTTCGTTGATACTTAAGTGATGTGCCGGTAATACGGCGTGGAAGGATTTTACCTTGCTCGTTTACAAATTTCATTAAAAAATTGGCATCTTTATAGTCAATATATTTAATGCCATTCTTTTTGAAGCGGCAATATTTCTTTTTTTGCGGTTCAGCATTTTGATTGCTAAAGGCAAACTGATTTTTGTTGTATTTTGGAGCACTCATACTTTAAAATGTTATGCGGTTTGGGATTCAGCTTCTGCTTTTTTAGCCTTTTGAGAATTAAGTTCACCATTGCGGCGGCGTTGATTGTAAGCCATTGAATGCTTATCTAAAGCTATAGTCATGTAGCGTAAAACTCGTTCCTCACGTTTGAGAGTTAGCTCCCATTTGGAAACAAAATCGTCTTTTGCTGTAAACTCGAAAAGATGGTAAAATCCTGAATTCTTTTTGTCGATTGAGTAGGCCATTTTGGTTAGCCCCCAAGCTTCTTCATGTAGCACCTTTCCTCCTTCGCTTGTAATCAACTGCCTAAACTTGGCAATGGAATCTTTCACCTGCTCCTCACTGAGGACTGGTGTGATGATGATTACTGATTCGTATTGTGTCATTTGTTTTTTTAATTTCTTTTAAAAATTTTGGGCTGCAAAGGTAAGCGACCTACTCAAAACAAACAATCGTTTACGAAAATATTTTTTGCTCAATGGCTTTTGCACATTCGATGTATAAAAAAAATCGAAGCGAAGCCCGGATAATTTATATTTTTGCACACGATATAAAATCTAAAATTTTGTCATCTTCTAAACGTACACATTTTATTACTTCAGTTGTAAGCACTACCACCGTGCTGTACATGTTTTCCCTTTTTGGGTTATTCATATATGTAGGCAATAATTTGGAAAAACACCTGAAAGAGAATATTGTGCTGCATGTTTACCTAAAAGCCAATTACCCTGAAAACGAGCTAAAACAGTTTGAAAAAGAATACCTTTTCAAAGATTTCATCAAGTCATTCGATTTCAAGTCGCCTGAAACCTCGCTGAGAGAAGCCAAGGAAAGTATTGGTGAGGACCTGGTTTCAGAATTAGATTCTAATCCTTTTAACCCAAATTATGAGGTGTATTTAAATGCTAACTCTTCGTCGCAAGATAGAATTGCCCATGCTGAGACTTCCATAAAGGCAAGTAATATGGTTGAAGAAATAAGCTTCCCAAAAAACATAGCCGACCTCATAGAGGAACGTTTTGCTACCATTGCCCCTATCCTACTATTCCTTTGTATTATATTGGCTATCGTTGCCATTACCTTAATAAACCATAATGTTAAACTCAATATTTTCTCACAACGGTTTTTAATAAAAAGCATGCAAATGGTTGGGGCTACAAAAGCATTTATCATCAAACCATTCTTAAAAAGAGCTGTGATCAATGGCGTTTTAGCCGGGGTGTTTTCATCGTTGCTTATATTTAACACAGCATACTTCGCTCTTTATTACGTACCCGATTTAAGAGCTGTTTTGCCCGA from Bacteroidota bacterium includes the following:
- a CDS encoding permease-like cell division protein FtsX, which codes for MEKHLKENIVLHVYLKANYPENELKQFEKEYLFKDFIKSFDFKSPETSLREAKESIGEDLVSELDSNPFNPNYEVYLNANSSSQDRIAHAETSIKASNMVEEISFPKNIADLIEERFATIAPILLFLCIILAIVAITLINHNVKLNIFSQRFLIKSMQMVGATKAFIIKPFLKRAVINGVLAGVFSSLLIFNTAYFALYYVPDLRAVLPDFRTDINITLLLILFVVLSLCGVLVSTICTWTATRRYLKTQIDELY
- the rpsR gene encoding 30S ribosomal protein S18, giving the protein MSAPKYNKNQFAFSNQNAEPQKKKYCRFKKNGIKYIDYKDANFLMKFVNEQGKILPRRITGTSLKYQRKVAQAIKRARHIGLLPYVADGLK
- the rpsF gene encoding 30S ribosomal protein S6; the protein is MTQYESVIIITPVLSEEQVKDSIAKFRQLITSEGGKVLHEEAWGLTKMAYSIDKKNSGFYHLFEFTAKDDFVSKWELTLKREERVLRYMTIALDKHSMAYNQRRRNGELNSQKAKKAEAESQTA
- a CDS encoding S8 family serine peptidase, giving the protein MKSGSFIKFYITAFLLLGFCLAEAQSDRYLVLFTDSLEIIEKYPISQDSNKFIITEISFNRKPTWASYSRTAKPQLSKLATDRREKLHIKLESSDYFVMPGFMDSLSKYPIHIIRPSRWLNGVLVVISDTDVLNKISKLEFVKSALFLGKLPDDYTPASFDPGNIQTKTEESSDFQRAYFDKEHINPRIQGFAYEQLKMIFDSLVDETPYQKVDFPIAVIDAGFRNVNLIPCFKHLFRNNLIQGTYDFSSNDSMVFDDDDHGTKVLSCLAGYDQGNFSGSAPNSKFWLLRSEETASETLAEEVLWCLAAEYADSVGCGLITSSLGYNYFDNTEHNHSYEEMDGEHTIIAKAIKIAASKGITVISSSGNEGDKTWHYITTPGDSKYALTLGACNKKGEYAYFSSIGPSSDGRTKPDVVTLGYETVVCSPMGNYTQANGSSFSTPLMAGFVAHLKQDFPLIADSILFDAIRFSSSQASQPNNKMGYGIPNYMAAKKLLSFYQSSDYTGIIWSISKTNNDFEIRKLNDGKTVRVLLKSGTKILNQFDVQNSFHLFNTYKLTFSKRLKKGKKYTLEFIDENKKTLLVSNLIVHQ
- the rplI gene encoding 50S ribosomal protein L9; the protein is MKIILREDIKSLGYKDDVVSVKNGYANNFLIPRGMAAMATESKLKDLAEDIKQASFKLDKIRNQANQLAETLKDFSVTVGAKVGSNDKIFGSVTPLLISQALKAKGHEIDRRKIVLDSDIKSTGSFTATVNLFKGISVQIGVEVVGE